The following are encoded together in the Vigna unguiculata cultivar IT97K-499-35 chromosome 2, ASM411807v1, whole genome shotgun sequence genome:
- the LOC114174029 gene encoding DEAD-box ATP-dependent RNA helicase 5, whose protein sequence is MGRKHDAVLVSEPVAEEAPYSPELDSEKKKKKKKKNKNKDKQQESENSPKRKLDELDPQNGTESKKKKKKKHHDSKESVEETNGDRNNDNGANRDETVADGSVVVTGKNAGDAKYAAVKSFSDSGLPENVLECCKGFEKPSPIQSRAWPFLLDRRDLIGIAATGSGKTLAFGIPAIMHVLGKRKGKGSRGRNPLCLVLSPTRELAQQISDVICDAGSSCGVESICLYGGTSKGPQISSLKSGIDIVIGTPGRIQDLIEMGVCCLKEVSFVVLDEADRMLDMGFEQIVRSILGQTNSDRQMVMFSATWPLAVHQLAQEFMDPDPVKVVVGSEDLAANHDVMQIVEVLDDRARDRRLVALLEKYHKSQSNRVLVFVLYKNEAKRVENMLQEGGLKVVSIHGDKAQHDRTKALSLFKKGSCPLMVATDVAARGLDIPDVEVVINYSFPLTTEDYVHRIGRTGRAGKKGVAHTFFTQQNKGLAGELVNVLREAGQVVPDALLKFGTHVKKKESKLYGAHFKEIPVGAPKSQKKTFDSDDED, encoded by the exons ATGGGTCGGAAACACGACGCCGTTTTGGTCAGCGAACCAGTCGCCGAAGAAGCACCCTACAGCCCCGAGCTCGATTccgagaagaagaagaagaagaaaaagaagaacaagaacAAAGACAAGCAGCAAGAAAGCGAAAACAGCCCCAAACGAAAACTCGACGAACTCGACCCGCAAAACGGCACCGaatcgaagaagaagaaaaagaagaaacaccACGACTCCAAAGAGAGTGTAGAGGAAACCAACGGTGATAGGAACAACGACAACGGCGCTAATCGCGATGAGACGGTGGCGGACGGGTCTGTAGTGGTTACTGGAAAGAATGCCGGAGATGCGAAGTACGCGGCGGTAAAAAGCTTTTCGGATTCTGGGCTGCCGGAGAATGTATTGGAGTGTTGCAAGGGTTTCGAGAAGCCTTCTCCAATTCAATCGCGGGCGTGGCCTTTCTTACTGGACCGCCGTGATTTGATTGGAATCGCTGCCACTGGATCAG GGAAAACGTTGGCGTTCGGGATACCAGCGATTATGCATGTTTTGGGGAAGCGGAAGGGTAAAGGTTCCAGGGGGCGGAACCCTCTTTGCCTCGTGCTCTCTCCTACTCGAGAGCTAGCACAACAA ATATCAGATGTCATCTGTGATGCTGGTAGTTCTTGTGGTGTTGAATCAATCTGTTTGTATGGTGGAACCTCCAAAGGCCCACAAATCTCCTCACTAAAATCTGGCATT GACATTGTCATTGGAACTCCTGGTCGTATTCAGGATCTAATTGAAATGGGTGTCTGTTGCCTCAAAGAAGTATCTTTTGTG GTACTTGATGAAGCAGATCGGATGCTTGACATGGGTTTTGAGCAAATAGTCCGCTCTATACTGGGTCAGACAAATTCTG ATCGTCAAATGGTTATGTTCAGTGCTACATGGCCTTTGGCAGTTCATCAGTTGGCTCAGGAGTTTATGGATCCCGATCCAGTAAAA GTTGTTGTAGGTTCAGAAGACTTGGCTGCCAATCATGATGTCATGCAGATAGTTGAG GTCTTGGACGATCGTGCTCGTGATAGGCGCCTGGTTGCTTTACTGGAAAAGTACCACAAATCTCAGAG CAATCGAGTATTGGTCTTTGTTTTGTACAAAAATGAAGCCAAACGAGTTGAAAATATGCTTCAAGAAGG GGGTTTGAAGGTTGTTTCGATACATGGGGACAAAGCCCAACATGATCGCACAAAGGCACTCTCATTGTTCAAAAAGGGAAGCTGTCCTTTAATG GTTGCTACTGATGTGGCTGCACGGGGATTGGATATTCCAGATGTTGAAGTAGTGATAAACTATAGTTTTCCTCTGACTACAGAAGATTATGTTCATAGAATTGGGCGGACTGGACGAGCTGGTAAGAAAGGTGTTGCCCATACATTCTTCACACAGCAGAATAAG GGACTTGCTGGGGAGCTGGTGAATGTTTTGAGGGAAGCAGGGCAAGTTGTACCCGATGCCCTCCTGAAATTTGGCACACATGTAAAGAAAAAG GAGTCCAAGCTTTACGGGGCGCACTTCAAGGAAATCCCTGTTGGTGCTCCAAAGTCTCAAAAGAAAACATTTGACTCTGACGATGAAGACTAA
- the LOC114173919 gene encoding secretory carrier-associated membrane protein 4, translating into MNRNHDPNPFDEEEVNPFSNRARSPPVASEPLGYGQRHDATVDIPLDTTNDSKKKGQELAAWEADLKRREKEIKKREEAVSRAGVPVDDKNWPPLFPIIHHDIANEIPVHAQRLQYLAFASWLGIVLCLVFNVVAVIVCWIRGGGVKIFFLAVIYALMGVPLSYVLWYRPLYRAMRTDSALKFGWFFMFYLLHIAFCIFAAIAPPVVFHGKSLTGILAAIDVFSDHVLVGIFYLIGFGMFCLEALLSLWVLQKIYMYFRGHK; encoded by the exons ATGAATCGCAACCACGACCCCAATCCGTTTGATGAGGAAGAAGTGAATCCTTTCTCG AATCGTGCACGTAGTCCACCAGTAGCATCTGAACCACTGGGCTATGGTCAAAGACATGATGCTACAGTTGACATTCCTTTGGATACTACAAAT GACTCGAAGAAAAAAGGTCAGGAGCTAGCAGCTTGGGAAGCAGATTTAAAACGGAGAGAGAAG gaaataaaaaaaagagaagaggcTGTTTCTAGAG CTGGTGTTCCTGTTGATGATAAGAATTGGCCTCCACTTTTCCCAATCATTCACCATGATATTGCAAATGAGATACCAGTTCATGCTCAGAGGCTGCAATATTTGGCCTTTGCAAGTTGGCTAG GAATTGTTCTCTGCCTTGTTTTTAATGTAGTTGCTGTAATTGTCTGTTGGATCAGAGGCGGTG gtgttaaaatttttttccTTGCGGTGATATATGCCCTAATGGGTGTTCCCCTTTCATATGTTCTTTGGTACAGGCCTCTCTATCGTGCTATGAG GACGGATAGTGCACTGAAGTTTGGTTGGTTTTTCATGTTCTACTTG CTTCATATTGCATTTTGCATATTTGCTGCAATCGCCCCTCCAGTTGTTTTTCATGGGAAATCATTGAC GGGCATCCTTGCTGCAATTGATGTCTTCTCAGACCATGTATTGGTTGGG ATTTTCTATTTGATTGGATTCGGGATGTTTTGCTTGGAGGCTCTTCTAAGCTTATGGGTACTCCAG AAAATATACATGTATTTCCGAGGGCATAAGTGA
- the LOC114167159 gene encoding phosphoribulokinase, chloroplastic encodes MAACTVYSTQSLSTNCSISTPSKTQLSFHQKQVVFYTTSRRNSKRGSNSGRSYVITCAASDQQTVVIGLAADSGCGKSTFMRRLTSVFGGAAEPPKGGNPDSNTLISDTTTVICLDDYHSLDRTGRKEKGVTALDPRANDFDLMYEQVKAIKDGIAVQKPIYNHVTGLLDPPELIKPPKILVIEGLHPMFDSRVRDLLDFSIYLDISNEVKFAWKIQRDMAERGHSLESIKASIEARKPDFEAYIDPQKQYADAVIEVLPTQLIPDDNEGKILRVRLIQKEGVNFFSPVYLFDEGSTISWIPCGRKLTCSYPGIKFSYGPDTYYGNEVSVVEMDGQFDRLDELIYVESHLSNLSTKFYGEVTQQMLKHADFPGSNNGTGLFQTIVGLKIRDLYEQIVATRAETAVAAKA; translated from the exons atggcaGCTTGCACTGTGTACTCAACACAATCTCTGAGCACAAACTGCTCCATCTCAACCCCATCAAAAACACAGCTGAGTTTTCACCAAAAGCAGGTAGTGTTCTACACCACAAGCAGGAGGAACAGCAAGAGGGGCAGCAACAGTGGCAGAAGCTATGTGATAACATGTGCAGCCAGTGACCAACAGACAGTGGTGATTGGTCTTGCTGCTGATTCAGGTTGTGGAAAAAGTACCTTCATGAGGAGGCTCACCAGTGTGTTTGGAGGAGCTgcagaacctccaaagggtggCAACCCTGATTCCAACACTCTCATCAGTGACACCACCACTGTTATATGCTTGGATGATTACCACTCTTTGGATAGAACTGGCAGAAAGGAGAAGGGTGTCACTGCTCTTGACCCTAGAGCCAATGATTTTGATCTCATGTATGAACAAGTTAAAGCAATCAAAGATGGAATTGCTGTTCAAAAACCAATCTACAACCATGTCACTGGTCTCTTGGACCCCCCTGAGCTCATTAAACCTCCCAAAATCTTAGTCATTGAAGGTTTGCACCCAAT GTTTGATTCCCGCGTCAGAGACCTCTTGGACTTTAGCATCTACCTAGACATTAGCAATGAGGTGAAATTCGCTTGGAAAATTCAg AGAGACATGGCAGAGCGTGGACACAGTCTTGAAAGCATCAAGGCTAGCATTGAAGCAAGAAAGCCTGATTTTGAAGCATACATtg ATCCACAAAAGCAATATGCAGATGCTGTGATAGAAGTGTTGCCAACTCAACTGATTCCAGATGACAATGAGGGTAAGATTTTAAGAGTGAGATTGATACAGAAAGAGGGAGTTAATTTCTTCAGTCCAGTTTACTTGTTCGATGAGGGCTCTACCATTTCATGGATTCCATGTGGAAGGAAGCTTACATGCTCCTACCCTGGCATCAAATTCTCCTATGGACCAGACACTTACTACGGAAATGAG GTGTCAGTTGTAGAAATGGATGGACAATTTGACAGATTAGATGAACTAATATACGTTGAGAGTCACCTGAGCAACCTCTCTACGAAGTTCTATGGAGAGGTTACTCAACAGATGTTGAAGCATGCTGATTTCCCCGGCAGCAACAATGGCACAGGTCTCTTCCAAACCATCGTTGGTTTGAAGATAAGAGATTTATATGAACAGATAGTAGCCACCAGGGCTGAGACTGCAGTAGCTGCAAAAGCTTAG